GTTGTTGCTGACACTGGTGACATTGCAGCAATGAAACTGTATCAGCCACAAGACGCAACTACCAACCCATCTTTAATTTTAAATGCAGCTCAAATTCCTGAATATCGTAAATTAATTGATGAAGCGATTGAATGGGCTCGCGCACAAAGCGATTCTCGTGAACAACAAATCGTTGATGCTTGTGACAAACTGGCAGTAAATATCGGTTTAGAAATTTTAAAACTGATCCCTGGTCGTATTTCAACAGAAGTGGATGCACGTCTTTCTTATGACACTGAAGCTTGTATTGTTAAAGCGCGTCATTTAATGAAGCTTTATAACGATGCAGGTATTAGCAACGATCGTATTCTTATCAAATTAGCATCTACTTGGCAGGGTATTCGTGCCGCAGAGCAATTAGAAAAAGAAGGTATCAACTGTAACCTGACTTTACTGTTCTCTTTCGCTCAAGCGCGCGCATGTGCTGAAGCAGGTGTTTACCTGATTTCTCCATTTGTTGGTCGTATCATGGATTGGTATAAAGCTAATACAGATAAAAAAGAATTTGCACCTGCTGAAGATCCGGGTGTTATTTCTGTGACTGAAATCTATAACTATTACAAACAACACGGTTACAACACCGTAGTTATGGGTGCAAGCTTCCGTAATATGGGTGAGATTTTAGAATTAGCAGGTTGTGATCGCCTGACTATCGCACCAGCACTGTTAAAAGAATTATCAGAAGCTGAAGGTGAAGTTGAACATAAGTTATCTTATAAAGGTGAAGTGAAAGCACGTCCAGAAGCTATCACTGAAGCACAATTCTATTGGGAGCATAATGCAGACCCAATGGCAGTAGATAAATTATCTGACGGTATTCGTAAATTTGCTGTCGATCAGGAAAAATTAGAGAAAATGATTGCGGATTTATTATAATTCGTCGTTAAATTCTTATAAAAATCTTAAATACCCATCTTTTATAGGTGGGTATTTTCATTTTTTTCTTCTCAAAATAACATTTAAGAAAATTTTAAGATTAAATTGATTGGAATATATTATTTATCCAGTAATAATTATAAAAATATATTATTAAAATACTCTATTTATTATTGGTGAATTATGAAAAAGATTGTCTTGGCAACGGTACTTGCATCGTTATTTTTTGGTGGCGCTGCAATGGCAGAGAGCAAAACCGCTTTCTCTTTACCTGCAATTGAAAAAAGTGCTGAAGGTGGAAATTCAGCGTCTCAATATCAATTGGGCGTAAAATATGAGAATGGCGAAGGTGTTGAACAAGATGCACAAAAAGCGCTGGAATGGTATACCAAAGCTGCAGAGCAAGGTCATGCTGAAGCGCAGTTAAACTTAGCACTTATGTATGACATGAGCGATGATATTGATCGCGATGCAGAAAAAGCAGTTTATTGGTATAACAAAGCTGCAGTTCAAGGCGTTTCTTTAGCACAATACAACCTTGCTGTTTCTTATGATGATGGTGATGGTGTAGAGCAAGATCATGAGAAAGCCGTGTATTGGTATACTAAAGCTGGCGAGCAAGGTGATAGTGATGCGCAATACAATCTCGGTATCTCTTATGATGAAGGTATCGGTGTAGCACAAGATC
This portion of the Proteus vulgaris genome encodes:
- the tal gene encoding transaldolase — translated: MTNKLTSLRKLTTVVADTGDIAAMKLYQPQDATTNPSLILNAAQIPEYRKLIDEAIEWARAQSDSREQQIVDACDKLAVNIGLEILKLIPGRISTEVDARLSYDTEACIVKARHLMKLYNDAGISNDRILIKLASTWQGIRAAEQLEKEGINCNLTLLFSFAQARACAEAGVYLISPFVGRIMDWYKANTDKKEFAPAEDPGVISVTEIYNYYKQHGYNTVVMGASFRNMGEILELAGCDRLTIAPALLKELSEAEGEVEHKLSYKGEVKARPEAITEAQFYWEHNADPMAVDKLSDGIRKFAVDQEKLEKMIADLL
- a CDS encoding SEL1-like repeat protein: MKKIVLATVLASLFFGGAAMAESKTAFSLPAIEKSAEGGNSASQYQLGVKYENGEGVEQDAQKALEWYTKAAEQGHAEAQLNLALMYDMSDDIDRDAEKAVYWYNKAAVQGVSLAQYNLAVSYDDGDGVEQDHEKAVYWYTKAGEQGDSDAQYNLGISYDEGIGVAQDHEKAVVWYTKAAEQGHSDAQYNLAVSYDDGEGVERNGAKAVFWYTKAANQGNRDAQNNLGVMYDEGDGVAKDARKAVEWYRKSAIQGNGLAQNNLALNYYYGKGVKRDLKQAYAWFTVAVENGDGDEAMLKRTARALNAAQLAEAKSLAASYIAKYIDE